In Neorhizobium sp. NCHU2750, a single genomic region encodes these proteins:
- a CDS encoding DUF1491 family protein, whose product MRLRSEIYVSALVRRVFSQGGFAAVEHKGAEQAGAIFIRQRFRDGLESLFAPAPQNFFDAEDDGQRKFETRLVRAEADDVRKALESELRFDPDLWLVELEIDEIGDLFPVVTSG is encoded by the coding sequence ATGCGCCTTCGCTCCGAAATCTATGTCTCCGCCCTTGTCCGCCGCGTCTTCTCGCAGGGGGGCTTTGCGGCTGTGGAGCACAAGGGGGCGGAGCAGGCAGGGGCGATCTTCATTCGCCAGCGGTTCCGTGACGGACTGGAGAGCCTGTTCGCGCCGGCGCCGCAGAATTTCTTCGATGCGGAGGATGACGGCCAGCGCAAGTTCGAGACGCGGCTGGTCCGGGCGGAGGCGGATGACGTCCGCAAGGCACTGGAAAGCGAGCTGCGCTTCGATCCGGACCTGTGGCTCGTCGAACTTGAAATCGACGAGATCGGCGATCTTTTTCCGGTGGTGACGTCCGGGTGA
- a CDS encoding DUF2336 domain-containing protein translates to MTGEFRDLERPQAMRRKDVVLMATVTSFEGLPHPTRSELRQFAELFMPLFSASSDEARRQAVAALSQSKTVPGPVAFFIGSQPIAIAAPFLMTSTCLSDEALVAIARCQGTEHARAIVRREALSPAVIDALVGIRPEAARQARNGAAETPVAAEEAAIDVGPQDPERLAREEDLRRRIKLLAGHMERMPGDRLGLRSLTPVQEALLIRFARNREADFIVSLLSDILTASRWLAERILLDLSGRQLATVLKGLGLNLSDAVYVLTRLYGHLAETEDGISEAEALWQSLDENACGERVEGWRRADRQTHPQPAFATTSPEAYPSLTSSLASSLAPSPAASVAEEQASGDDLYRDQDYWQDLEGIELHDRPHRTSATIRRRVSGSRMR, encoded by the coding sequence GTGACCGGTGAGTTTCGAGATCTTGAAAGACCGCAGGCGATGCGCAGGAAGGACGTCGTGCTGATGGCCACTGTGACGAGCTTCGAGGGTTTGCCCCATCCGACCCGTTCGGAACTGCGGCAGTTTGCCGAACTTTTCATGCCGCTGTTTTCCGCCTCCTCCGACGAGGCGCGCCGCCAGGCGGTGGCCGCGCTGTCGCAGTCGAAGACGGTGCCCGGCCCCGTCGCCTTCTTCATCGGCAGCCAGCCGATCGCGATTGCAGCCCCTTTCCTGATGACCTCGACCTGCCTGAGCGACGAGGCGCTGGTGGCGATCGCCCGCTGCCAGGGAACAGAGCATGCGCGCGCGATCGTGCGGCGCGAGGCGCTGTCGCCTGCCGTCATCGATGCGCTGGTCGGTATCCGCCCGGAAGCCGCGCGGCAGGCCCGCAATGGCGCGGCCGAAACGCCGGTCGCAGCAGAGGAAGCGGCCATCGACGTCGGCCCGCAGGATCCCGAAAGGCTTGCGCGCGAAGAAGACCTGCGCCGCCGCATCAAGCTTCTCGCCGGCCATATGGAGCGCATGCCCGGTGACCGGCTGGGCTTGAGAAGCCTGACGCCGGTGCAGGAAGCGCTGCTCATCCGCTTTGCCCGCAACCGCGAGGCGGATTTCATCGTCTCGCTGCTTTCCGACATATTGACCGCGAGCCGCTGGCTTGCCGAACGCATCCTGCTCGACCTTTCCGGCCGCCAGCTTGCCACCGTGCTGAAGGGCCTCGGGCTCAACCTTTCCGACGCCGTCTATGTGCTGACGCGGCTCTACGGCCATCTGGCGGAGACGGAAGACGGCATCAGCGAGGCGGAAGCCCTGTGGCAGTCGCTCGACGAGAATGCCTGCGGCGAGCGGGTGGAAGGCTGGCGCCGGGCAGACCGGCAGACGCATCCGCAACCCGCCTTCGCCACCACCTCACCCGAGGCTTACCCCTCCCTTACCTCTTCCCTTGCCTCCTCTCTGGCCCCCTCTCCCGCCGCATCCGTGGCTGAGGAACAGGCCTCGGGGGACGATCTCTACAGGGATCAGGACTATTGGCAGGATCTTGAGGGTATAGAACTCCACGATCGGCCGCACAGGACGTCGGCGACCATCCGCCGGCGCGTTTCCGGCTCACGCATGCGCTGA
- a CDS encoding IS630 family transposase (programmed frameshift) translates to MGKPHPIELRERVVAFVNEGHSNREAARHFRVSPRFVNNMVILHRLSGSLIAAKQGHPPGGAKLLAHGDWVRERMSAHGETTLDELCVALAERGIEVHRATVGRFLHRLGLSIKKSLKASEQRRPEIAKARDLWINRRRRFFNKALSRLIFIDETSTNTRLTKRTGWSAKGSRFAAYAPFGKWRTQTFIAGLRCHGLTAPWIVDAPMNSRIFETWIETQLVPTLSPGDVVILDNVGFHKSERAEQLIKAEGAWLLFLPPYSPDLNPIEMAFSKLKALLRKRAARSFDAIANALGDIISLFSVTECINFFKAAGYEAE, encoded by the exons ATGGGCAAGCCGCATCCGATCGAGTTGCGTGAGCGTGTTGTTGCGTTTGTGAATGAGGGTCATAGTAACCGTGAAGCCGCTCGGCATTTCCGGGTTTCGCCTCGGTTCGTCAACAACATGGTGATCCTGCATCGGTTATCCGGCTCTCTGATCGCCGCCAAGCAGGGGCACCCGCCTGGTGGTGCGAAGCTCTTGGCGCATGGTGATTGGGTCCGCGAGCGGATGTCGGCCCACGGCGAAACGACGTTGGATGAACTGTGCGTTGCGCTTGCCGAGCGCGGCATCGAGGTTCACCGCGCCACGGTCGGGCGGTTTTTGCACCGGCTCGGGCTCAGC ATAAAAAAAAGCCTCAAGGCAAGCGAGCAGCGCAGGCCGGAGATCGCCAAGGCGCGTGACCTGTGGATCAACCGTCGAAGGCGGTTCTTCAACAAAGCCTTGTCACGGCTCATTTTTATCGACGAGACATCCACGAATACGCGCCTGACAAAACGCACCGGATGGTCTGCCAAAGGCAGTCGCTTTGCCGCCTATGCTCCGTTCGGGAAATGGAGGACGCAGACCTTCATTGCCGGACTGCGCTGCCATGGCCTGACCGCACCGTGGATCGTCGACGCTCCGATGAACAGCCGCATCTTCGAAACATGGATTGAGACACAGCTTGTGCCGACACTGTCGCCCGGCGACGTCGTCATCCTCGATAATGTCGGCTTCCACAAAAGCGAACGAGCGGAACAGTTGATCAAGGCGGAAGGCGCATGGCTTCTATTCCTGCCGCCTTATTCGCCAGACCTGAACCCCATCGAAATGGCATTCTCAAAACTCAAGGCACTCCTGCGAAAGCGAGCGGCACGAAGCTTCGATGCAATTGCCAATGCTCTCGGTGACATCATCAGCCTCTTCTCCGTCACAGAATGCATAAACTTCTTCAAGGCAGCAGGATACGAGGCTGAATAA
- the panC gene encoding pantoate--beta-alanine ligase has product MQIISTITELRSAIAALRQPGQSVGFVPTMGYLHDGHLGLVSRSRAENAVTVVSIFVNPLQFSANEDLDTYPRNLDGDAALLRQAGVDILFAPGVKDMYPRPMRAVVDVPAIGRQLEGEVRPGHFAGVATVVSKLFNIVQPDNAYFGEKDYQQVIVIRQMVEDLAMPVTICPVATVRDHDGLALSSRNVYLDAAERRAAIILPRVLDEAERLVAEGITDPDEVEARARTLIATEPLADAEIVALRDAETLERISRITAPVVLALFVRIGTTRLLDNRVISPKQAALG; this is encoded by the coding sequence ATGCAGATCATTTCCACCATCACCGAATTGCGCAGCGCAATCGCCGCCCTCAGGCAGCCGGGGCAGAGCGTCGGCTTCGTGCCGACCATGGGGTATCTGCATGACGGCCATCTCGGCCTCGTCTCCCGCTCGCGAGCCGAAAACGCGGTGACGGTCGTGTCGATCTTCGTCAATCCGCTGCAGTTTTCGGCAAACGAGGATCTCGACACATATCCGCGCAATCTTGACGGGGATGCAGCGCTTCTGCGGCAAGCGGGCGTCGACATTCTCTTCGCGCCCGGCGTGAAGGACATGTATCCTCGCCCGATGCGGGCGGTGGTCGACGTGCCGGCGATCGGAAGGCAGCTCGAGGGCGAGGTCAGGCCGGGACATTTTGCCGGGGTCGCCACCGTCGTCTCGAAACTGTTCAACATCGTCCAGCCGGACAATGCCTATTTCGGCGAGAAGGACTACCAGCAGGTGATCGTCATCCGGCAGATGGTGGAGGATCTGGCCATGCCGGTGACGATCTGCCCGGTCGCCACCGTGCGCGATCACGACGGACTGGCGCTGTCGTCGCGCAATGTCTATCTCGACGCCGCAGAGCGGCGGGCGGCAATCATCCTGCCGCGCGTGCTCGACGAGGCCGAGCGACTGGTCGCCGAGGGCATCACCGACCCGGACGAAGTGGAAGCGCGGGCAAGGACACTGATCGCGACCGAGCCGCTTGCCGATGCGGAGATCGTTGCCCTGCGCGATGCCGAAACGCTCGAGCGGATTTCCCGTATTACGGCGCCGGTGGTGCTGGCGCTGTTCGTGCGGATCGGCACGACGCGGCTCCTCGACAACCGGGTGATCTCTCCGAAGCAAGCTGCCCTCGGCTGA
- a CDS encoding cytochrome b encodes MTTTYHDAASSRPRLRYTGAQRLLHWAMALVIIAALGLGLYCAYLGHGSPQRELLMTIHKSLGMTALVLIVLRIPIRVTSGEPGWKATPGRATRIASHAAHGILYLLMLLMPLSGYITSTSEGRTVPWFGLFTWPDLLAEDKPFGRMVGTVHKYGAYAFFTILGLHLLAVIWHRFVKRDEVLSRML; translated from the coding sequence ATGACGACCACTTATCACGATGCGGCTTCATCGCGGCCACGGCTGCGCTATACCGGCGCCCAGCGCCTGCTGCACTGGGCCATGGCATTGGTGATCATCGCCGCACTCGGGCTCGGGCTCTATTGTGCCTATCTTGGACACGGTTCGCCGCAACGGGAATTGCTGATGACCATCCACAAGTCGCTCGGCATGACCGCGCTGGTGCTGATCGTGCTGCGCATTCCCATCCGCGTGACGAGCGGCGAGCCCGGATGGAAGGCTACTCCCGGCCGGGCAACGCGGATCGCCTCGCATGCGGCACACGGCATCCTCTATCTGCTGATGCTGTTGATGCCGCTGTCGGGCTATATCACGTCAACGTCGGAAGGCCGTACCGTGCCGTGGTTCGGCCTGTTCACCTGGCCCGACCTTCTTGCCGAGGACAAGCCTTTCGGCCGAATGGTCGGCACCGTCCACAAATACGGCGCCTATGCCTTCTTCACCATACTCGGCCTGCATCTGCTGGCCGTCATCTGGCACCGGTTCGTCAAGCGGGACGAAGTTTTGTCGCGGATGCTTTAA
- a CDS encoding peptidoglycan-binding domain-containing protein yields the protein MVSGAGGAASGIGRTIIRNPKPSFYASVFIVAFSFVAANALWYQPQGGHLSPFLATRDPGDPNAIAGYRPFKPADPADVTTFRIERAPVGGKAAQNQQGQNQQGQQAQNQQAQNQQAQSQPAQNQPYTGLPAAVPANQTASTAAPTDDVRALIAGQSGAGQTASGSTPAVDPILVSSIQKALAGRGLYDGAADGLMGPRTQAAILFFEEASGLPQDGSPTPAVLAALQSQAGQSQQNQVQTANLQSYPQAPTPIPRQAPRPVVAASRPQAMQPVSQPMGQSSGQHAAQPVKVAARGMDPITAAIRSAEHQPMLPPASIPGSGGAAVVPVAKRSDTPLPSNMVLQIQKGLSNIAYTDVELDGVAGTQTKAAIRRFQKHYRLPETGEPDQMVLNKLKAIGAL from the coding sequence CACCATCATCCGCAATCCGAAGCCGAGCTTCTACGCCTCCGTCTTCATCGTCGCCTTCTCCTTCGTCGCCGCCAACGCGCTGTGGTACCAGCCGCAGGGCGGCCACCTGTCGCCCTTCCTTGCGACGCGCGATCCGGGCGATCCGAACGCCATTGCCGGCTACCGGCCCTTCAAGCCTGCCGATCCGGCCGACGTCACGACGTTCCGCATCGAACGCGCGCCGGTGGGCGGCAAGGCTGCCCAGAACCAGCAGGGCCAGAACCAGCAGGGCCAGCAGGCCCAAAACCAGCAAGCTCAGAACCAGCAGGCCCAAAGCCAGCCGGCCCAGAACCAGCCCTATACCGGCCTGCCGGCTGCCGTCCCCGCAAACCAGACCGCGAGCACGGCCGCGCCGACCGACGATGTCCGCGCGCTCATCGCGGGGCAATCCGGCGCCGGGCAGACGGCCTCCGGCTCGACACCTGCGGTCGACCCGATACTCGTCTCCAGCATCCAGAAGGCACTCGCTGGCCGCGGCCTTTATGATGGCGCCGCAGATGGCTTGATGGGCCCGCGCACCCAGGCCGCGATCCTGTTCTTCGAGGAAGCCTCAGGCCTGCCGCAGGATGGCTCCCCGACGCCCGCCGTCCTCGCCGCCCTGCAATCTCAAGCGGGACAATCCCAGCAGAACCAGGTGCAGACCGCTAACCTGCAGTCGTATCCGCAGGCGCCGACGCCGATCCCGCGCCAGGCACCGCGCCCGGTTGTTGCCGCAAGCCGCCCGCAGGCAATGCAGCCGGTCAGCCAGCCCATGGGACAATCCTCGGGCCAGCACGCCGCCCAGCCGGTCAAGGTTGCGGCCCGCGGAATGGACCCGATCACGGCGGCGATCCGCTCCGCCGAACACCAGCCCATGCTGCCGCCTGCCTCCATACCGGGCAGCGGCGGAGCAGCCGTCGTGCCGGTCGCAAAGCGCAGCGATACGCCGCTACCGAGCAATATGGTGCTGCAGATCCAGAAGGGCCTGTCGAACATCGCTTATACCGATGTCGAACTCGACGGCGTTGCCGGCACCCAGACCAAGGCCGCCATCCGCCGCTTCCAGAAACACTACCGCCTGCCCGAAACCGGCGAACCGGACCAGATGGTCCTGAACAAGCTGAAGGCGATTGGGGCGCTCTGA
- a CDS encoding type II toxin-antitoxin system RelE/ParE family toxin, with amino-acid sequence MIQGFTDRETEKIWSGIRSRKLPADMQAVALRKLRLLHQSRSLSDLRIPPGNRLEALKGDLAGRFSIRINDQWRICFIWTEGGPTNVEIVDYHG; translated from the coding sequence ATGATCCAGGGGTTTACCGATCGCGAGACCGAGAAAATCTGGTCGGGCATCCGCAGTCGCAAACTGCCTGCCGACATGCAGGCCGTTGCTTTGAGAAAGCTGCGTCTTCTTCATCAGTCACGCAGCCTTTCGGATCTGCGCATCCCGCCCGGCAACCGTCTGGAGGCGCTCAAGGGTGATCTCGCCGGGCGTTTTTCGATCCGCATCAATGACCAATGGCGTATCTGTTTCATCTGGACCGAAGGAGGGCCCACCAATGTCGAAATCGTCGATTACCACGGCTGA
- a CDS encoding HigA family addiction module antitoxin, translating into MSKSSITTAEVEWLPNPHPGIILLEDFLKPMELSQSGLAHAIGVPPRRINEIVLGKRAVTADTDLRLARYFGLSEGFFLGLQADYDLMQRRRELGSALERISPRAA; encoded by the coding sequence ATGTCGAAATCGTCGATTACCACGGCTGAAGTCGAATGGTTGCCCAATCCGCATCCGGGCATCATCCTCTTGGAGGACTTCCTCAAACCCATGGAATTGAGCCAGAGCGGGCTTGCCCATGCAATCGGTGTTCCGCCGCGCCGCATCAACGAGATCGTGCTCGGCAAGCGCGCGGTGACCGCCGATACCGATCTCAGGCTTGCCCGTTATTTCGGCCTGTCGGAAGGCTTTTTCCTTGGCCTGCAGGCCGATTACGACCTGATGCAGCGCCGCCGGGAACTGGGAAGCGCGCTTGAACGGATTAGTCCGCGAGCTGCCTGA
- a CDS encoding DUF1214 domain-containing protein, with protein sequence MLRVPLLVAIALAIAFSGGIWSTRLALNATIGFGAIKLGAWEAFPQAQTADADPYAKSHRANAGKLLYATAEGLSFIASTDDSGARLVGSCSYALSGDTPSARYWTLFATGPDGRPPSFGADRPTALNSRMVLREADGSADITIAATARAGNWLAVSPQAPFRLTLTLLDTPAAGSSGLIDLSMPSIRKIGCGHA encoded by the coding sequence GTGTTGCGTGTTCCCCTTCTCGTCGCAATCGCGCTCGCCATCGCCTTTTCGGGCGGGATCTGGTCGACCCGGCTGGCGCTCAATGCCACGATCGGTTTCGGCGCGATCAAGCTCGGCGCGTGGGAAGCATTCCCTCAGGCGCAGACGGCCGATGCAGACCCTTATGCCAAATCGCACCGGGCCAATGCGGGAAAGCTGCTCTATGCGACGGCGGAGGGCTTAAGCTTCATCGCCTCGACGGATGACAGCGGCGCGCGGCTGGTCGGCAGCTGTAGCTACGCGCTTTCCGGCGATACGCCTTCGGCGCGCTACTGGACGCTGTTTGCCACCGGGCCGGACGGGCGTCCGCCTTCTTTCGGCGCCGACCGGCCGACGGCGCTCAATTCCCGTATGGTGCTGCGCGAAGCCGATGGTTCCGCCGACATTACCATCGCCGCCACGGCGCGCGCCGGAAACTGGCTTGCGGTGTCGCCACAGGCGCCGTTCCGGCTGACGCTGACGCTGCTCGACACCCCGGCGGCCGGCAGTTCCGGCCTGATCGACCTTTCCATGCCGTCGATCCGCAAGATCGGATGCGGCCATGCCTGA
- a CDS encoding isochorismatase family protein, with protein MKRALVIIDMQMLMQQRLDAGRDCVNGDAMDRIAALLSAFRKAGESVIHVRHAEPDPTSPMHAGAPAQEIMPGAEACEGEAVFVKSTSSPFASTDMERHLRDAGIDTLVVTGAVAGFCVNTTVRAGSDLGFTMIVVRDAVMGFDLPDEHLSARTIFDVTMAHLKSDFAEMVETSAIVSEA; from the coding sequence TTGAAACGGGCACTTGTCATTATCGATATGCAGATGCTGATGCAGCAGCGGCTCGATGCCGGGCGTGACTGCGTGAATGGCGATGCGATGGACAGGATCGCAGCGCTTCTTTCGGCATTTCGCAAGGCCGGCGAGAGCGTCATCCATGTTCGCCATGCCGAGCCCGACCCGACGTCCCCCATGCATGCGGGCGCCCCTGCCCAGGAGATCATGCCGGGTGCGGAGGCTTGCGAAGGCGAAGCGGTGTTCGTCAAGTCCACTTCGTCTCCCTTTGCCTCGACGGACATGGAAAGGCACCTGCGCGACGCCGGTATCGACACGCTCGTCGTCACCGGCGCGGTTGCCGGATTCTGCGTCAACACGACGGTCAGGGCCGGCTCGGATCTCGGCTTCACGATGATCGTCGTGCGTGACGCGGTGATGGGCTTCGACCTGCCCGACGAACACCTGTCGGCGCGGACGATCTTCGACGTGACGATGGCTCATCTGAAATCCGATTTCGCCGAGATGGTCGAGACGAGCGCGATCGTGTCCGAGGCGTAG
- a CDS encoding CatB-related O-acetyltransferase codes for MILTASDLSLMWEFRVLFQPNAPPPQANSYGWLRSERRLEVKTEVTMEPYTGLYGGPYVPSIGGLAYSGFSSIGLLSYAYSPLPEPMTIGRYCSISSGLTILDSYHPLDLVTTSIITFRDKNVLCRDFTSEDEVSRYNWDVYGNRPFPTLGHDVWIGRDCTLQMGITIGTGAVIAANSLVTKDVPPFAIVGGNPARIIRYRFDEETISRLLASEWWTYHPKILSGIGFNNIPHFLEEIALRKDDKTAKLTLPVLRINDAGIEAAMP; via the coding sequence ATGATCTTAACGGCGTCGGACCTCAGCCTGATGTGGGAATTTCGCGTCCTGTTTCAGCCCAATGCGCCGCCGCCGCAGGCAAACAGCTATGGATGGCTGCGTTCCGAGCGGCGGCTGGAGGTGAAGACCGAGGTGACCATGGAACCCTATACCGGTCTCTATGGCGGCCCCTATGTTCCCAGCATCGGCGGGCTTGCCTATTCCGGCTTTAGCTCGATCGGGCTCCTGTCATACGCCTATTCGCCCCTGCCCGAGCCGATGACGATCGGGCGCTACTGTTCGATCTCATCGGGGCTGACCATTCTGGACAGCTATCACCCGCTCGATCTGGTGACGACCTCGATCATCACCTTTCGGGATAAGAACGTGCTCTGCCGCGATTTCACCAGCGAGGATGAGGTCTCCCGATATAACTGGGACGTCTATGGCAACAGGCCGTTTCCGACGCTCGGGCACGATGTGTGGATCGGCCGCGACTGCACCTTGCAGATGGGCATCACGATCGGCACCGGCGCGGTGATTGCCGCCAACAGCTTGGTCACCAAGGATGTGCCGCCCTTCGCCATCGTCGGCGGCAATCCGGCAAGGATCATCCGCTACCGCTTCGACGAGGAGACGATATCACGCCTGCTCGCAAGCGAATGGTGGACCTATCACCCGAAGATTTTATCCGGGATCGGGTTCAACAACATTCCGCATTTTCTCGAGGAGATCGCGCTCCGTAAGGACGACAAGACGGCAAAGCTTACCCTGCCGGTGCTGAGGATCAACGATGCGGGGATAGAGGCGGCGATGCCCTAA
- a CDS encoding DUF1254 domain-containing protein — translation MPDFSGFRGLRGFLGFLGIGSLRRDFLWLKILFAIVTGLVGAALLHLIIIFSLPQFSQHDAYTRIIAEGESHRFYRLGEKPDRAGLAKEDPMMETAVCSFDISDAPVRLAAPNGGVPFWSLGVFDASSDEVFSINDRTSADHVLDVVIGTPAQLAVLRKSLPRGFSQTVLVESQQTEGYAVLRGLVTHQSVAPAVSQFFDQATCAPFQWRTRGQP, via the coding sequence ATGCCTGATTTTTCCGGTTTTCGTGGCTTGCGTGGCTTTCTTGGCTTTCTGGGGATCGGCTCGTTGCGGCGTGATTTTCTCTGGCTGAAGATCCTGTTTGCCATCGTCACCGGGCTTGTCGGCGCGGCACTTCTGCATCTGATCATCATCTTCTCGCTGCCGCAGTTTTCGCAGCACGACGCCTATACGCGGATCATCGCCGAGGGTGAGAGCCATCGTTTCTACCGGCTTGGCGAAAAGCCCGACCGGGCGGGGCTTGCCAAGGAGGATCCGATGATGGAGACGGCGGTCTGCTCGTTCGATATCAGCGATGCACCGGTGAGGCTTGCGGCACCGAATGGCGGCGTACCGTTCTGGTCGCTCGGCGTGTTCGATGCCTCTTCGGACGAGGTGTTTTCGATCAACGACCGGACATCGGCAGACCATGTTCTGGATGTGGTGATCGGGACACCGGCGCAGCTTGCGGTGTTGCGCAAGAGCCTGCCGCGCGGATTTTCACAGACTGTGCTGGTCGAGAGCCAGCAGACGGAAGGCTATGCGGTGTTACGGGGGCTCGTCACGCATCAGAGCGTCGCGCCGGCCGTGTCGCAGTTTTTCGATCAGGCAACCTGCGCACCCTTCCAGTGGCGCACGCGGGGCCAGCCCTAG